One Roseburia rectibacter DNA window includes the following coding sequences:
- a CDS encoding DNA-methyltransferase: protein MGRVELGDSIQLIKSVDTESVHLILSDIPYGINYDKWDVLHNNTNSALLGKSPAQEKSGTIFKTRGKPLNGWAQSDKNIPIEYYQWCSSWAEDWLRVLKPGASCFIFAGRRMAHRCICAMEDAGFIFKDMIAWEKDSAAYRAQRISCVFDRRNDEQNSLAWEGWKIGNLRPLFEPILWFMKPYPQGTTLTDNITKYEVGAFNENKLKELTTLNEGIEVCSNILKVKTQKTDRGLHPTQKAVELMEILISLVTKEGQTVLDPFCGCGTTLVAAKRLKREYIGFEINEEYYNNILLRMDDNE, encoded by the coding sequence ATGGGCAGAGTTGAATTGGGAGATTCAATACAATTAATAAAGAGTGTGGATACAGAATCTGTGCATTTGATATTGTCTGATATTCCATATGGAATTAATTACGATAAATGGGATGTTTTACATAATAATACAAATAGTGCACTGTTAGGGAAAAGCCCAGCTCAAGAAAAAAGTGGGACAATTTTTAAAACTAGAGGCAAACCATTAAATGGATGGGCTCAATCAGATAAGAATATTCCGATTGAATATTATCAATGGTGCTCATCATGGGCGGAAGATTGGTTGAGAGTATTGAAACCAGGTGCAAGTTGCTTCATATTTGCAGGACGGAGAATGGCTCATAGATGTATTTGCGCAATGGAAGATGCAGGTTTTATTTTTAAAGATATGATTGCGTGGGAGAAAGACTCGGCGGCATACAGAGCACAGAGAATTAGTTGTGTTTTTGATAGAAGAAATGATGAACAGAATAGTTTGGCATGGGAAGGGTGGAAAATAGGAAATCTTCGTCCATTATTCGAACCAATACTGTGGTTCATGAAGCCCTATCCGCAGGGAACTACTTTGACAGATAACATAACTAAATATGAAGTTGGCGCATTTAATGAAAATAAGTTAAAAGAATTAACTACTCTGAATGAAGGTATTGAAGTATGCTCTAATATCTTAAAAGTAAAAACTCAAAAAACTGATAGAGGATTACATCCGACACAAAAAGCAGTGGAATTAATGGAAATACTTATTTCATTAGTTACTAAAGAAGGACAGACAGTGTTAGATCCGTTTTGCGGATGTGGTACAACATTAGTCGCAGCAAAAAGATTAAAAAGGGAGTATATCGGTTTTGAGATAAATGAGGAATATTACAACAATATCTTATTAAGGATGGATGATAATGAATAA